From a region of the Thermus caldilimi genome:
- the argR gene encoding arginine repressor, producing MRSKAERHRAIQEIVSREEIGTQKELVERLRQLGFEVTQATVSRDIAELRLARVSLGKGRHKYALPSMELPEDVYEELKRQFGLFVKDVDRGGNILVVKTAEGHASGIALLMDRLKRDEIVGTLAGEDTILVVARTEEGARAMEEEFGELLVAGKMRL from the coding sequence ATGCGAAGCAAAGCGGAGCGGCACCGCGCCATTCAAGAGATCGTGAGCCGGGAGGAGATCGGCACGCAGAAGGAGCTGGTGGAGCGCCTGAGGCAGCTGGGGTTTGAGGTGACCCAGGCCACGGTGAGCCGGGACATCGCCGAGCTGAGGCTGGCCCGGGTTTCCCTGGGCAAAGGGCGGCACAAGTACGCCCTGCCCTCCATGGAGCTCCCCGAGGACGTTTACGAGGAACTGAAGCGGCAGTTTGGCCTCTTCGTCAAGGACGTGGACCGGGGGGGGAATATCCTGGTGGTGAAGACGGCGGAGGGCCACGCCTCCGGCATTGCCCTTTTGATGGACCGCCTCAAGCGGGATGAGATCGTGGGCACCTTGGCGGGGGAGGATACCATCCTGGTGGTGGCCCGGACCGAGGAAGGGGCGAGGGCCATGGAGGAGGAGTTCGGTGAACTCCTCGTGGCGGGGAAGATGCGCCTTTAG
- a CDS encoding LPXTG cell wall anchor domain-containing protein has product MKGSVFPILKWGLALTLAILLVVIILINFTSSRDLPELVRVQVERYAVCSYWFFGWHLASTGAFAFIFLLMGFLLGLGAGFFLRRGVVTR; this is encoded by the coding sequence ATGAAAGGAAGTGTTTTCCCGATTTTGAAGTGGGGGCTTGCCCTGACCCTGGCTATCCTGCTTGTGGTCATTATTCTCATCAACTTTACCTCCAGCCGCGACCTGCCGGAGCTGGTCCGGGTGCAGGTGGAGCGGTATGCGGTGTGCAGCTACTGGTTCTTCGGCTGGCATCTGGCTTCCACGGGGGCTTTCGCCTTTATCTTCCTGCTGATGGGGTTTCTCTTGGGCCTTGGGGCGGGGTTTTTCCTGAGGCGGGGGGTGGTCACCAGGTAG
- the purF gene encoding amidophosphoribosyltransferase → MDKPREECGVLGLWSEEPLDAAGLLHLGLLALQHRGQEAAGIAVSDGKEFLVEKDLGLVNQVFTEERLARLRLGEARLGLAHTRYSTTGSNLRFNAQPLTARTAHGVLAIAHNGNFTNAKPLRDRLLKEGATFQSTSDTEVMLLLLARLGHLSLPEAAAEAMKALEGGYSILLMDRRTVVALRDPHGVRPLAIGRLPQGYAFASEPPALELMGARYLRDVRPGEVVWVEEGELKSLQALPPNPAPCAFEWIYFARPDSLLDGVEAYQARVRMGMELFREAPAEADIVVPVPDSGIGAAVGYARSSGLPLEYGLYKNPYAGRTFIQPTQALRDLKTRLKLSPTSAVRGKRVVLIDDSIVRGTTSRRIVAMLKEAGAREVHFRVSSPPIRFPCYYGIDTAARKELIAAENSVEEIRAFIGADTLAFLSEEGVRRAIGGPVCLACFNGRYPAGVPVEGEKLALEIL, encoded by the coding sequence ATGGACAAGCCTAGGGAAGAGTGCGGGGTCTTGGGGCTTTGGAGCGAAGAACCCCTGGACGCGGCGGGGCTACTCCATCTGGGCCTCCTCGCCCTCCAGCACCGGGGGCAGGAGGCGGCAGGGATTGCCGTATCGGACGGGAAGGAGTTCCTGGTGGAGAAGGATCTCGGCCTGGTGAACCAGGTTTTTACGGAGGAGCGCCTGGCCCGCCTGCGCCTGGGGGAAGCCCGGCTGGGCCTGGCCCACACCCGTTACTCCACCACGGGCTCCAACCTGCGCTTCAACGCCCAGCCCCTCACCGCCCGCACCGCCCACGGCGTCCTGGCCATCGCCCATAACGGCAACTTCACCAACGCCAAACCCCTTCGCGACCGGCTTCTAAAGGAGGGGGCCACCTTCCAGAGCACCTCGGACACCGAGGTGATGCTCCTCCTCCTCGCCCGCTTGGGCCACCTCTCCCTCCCCGAGGCGGCCGCCGAGGCCATGAAGGCCCTGGAAGGAGGGTATTCCATCCTCCTCATGGACCGCAGGACCGTGGTGGCCCTCCGGGATCCCCACGGGGTGCGGCCCCTGGCCATCGGCAGGCTTCCCCAAGGCTACGCCTTCGCCTCCGAGCCCCCGGCCCTCGAGCTCATGGGGGCCCGCTACCTCCGGGATGTGCGCCCGGGAGAGGTGGTCTGGGTGGAGGAAGGCGAGCTTAAAAGCCTCCAGGCCCTTCCCCCAAACCCCGCCCCCTGCGCCTTCGAGTGGATCTACTTCGCCAGGCCCGATAGCCTCCTGGACGGGGTGGAGGCCTACCAGGCCCGGGTGCGCATGGGGATGGAGCTCTTCCGGGAGGCCCCCGCGGAGGCGGACATCGTGGTGCCGGTGCCGGACTCCGGCATCGGGGCGGCGGTGGGCTACGCCCGCTCAAGCGGCCTTCCCTTGGAGTACGGCCTCTACAAGAACCCCTATGCGGGCCGGACCTTCATCCAGCCCACCCAGGCGCTAAGGGACCTGAAGACCCGCTTGAAGCTCTCCCCCACCTCGGCGGTGCGGGGCAAGCGGGTGGTGCTCATCGACGACTCCATCGTCCGGGGCACCACCAGCCGCCGCATCGTGGCCATGCTGAAGGAAGCGGGGGCCCGGGAAGTCCACTTCCGGGTTTCCAGCCCCCCCATCCGCTTTCCCTGCTACTACGGCATCGACACCGCCGCCCGTAAGGAGCTCATCGCCGCCGAGAATAGCGTGGAGGAGATCCGGGCCTTCATCGGAGCGGACACCCTGGCCTTCCTCTCCGAGGAGGGGGTCCGGCGGGCCATCGGGGGGCCCGTGTGCCTGGCCTGCTTCAACGGGCGCTACCCGGCCGGGGTGCCCGTGGAAGGGGAAAAACTAGCCTTGGAGATCCTTTAG
- the glyA gene encoding serine hydroxymethyltransferase, with product MVRTSLRDEALFRFIALEEKRQREGLELIASENFVSAQVREAVGSVLTNKYAEGYPGARYYGGCEIIDQVESLAIERAKELFGAAWANVQPHSGSQANMAVYMALMEPGETLMGMDLAAGGHLTHGSKVNFSGKLYKVVSYGVRPDTELIDPEEVRRLALEHRPKVIVAGASAYPRFWDFQAFREIAEEVGAYLVVDMAHFAGLVAAGLHPSPLPHAHVVTSTTHKTLRGPRGGLILSNDLELGKKIDKLIFPGIQGGPLEHVIAGKAVAFFEALQPEFKEYSRLVVENAKKLAAELAARGYRIVTGGTDNHLFLLDLRPKGLTGKEAEEKLDAVGITVNKNAIPFDPKPPRVTSGIRIGTPAITTRGFTPEEMPLVAELIDRALMEGPSEALREEVRQLALAHPMP from the coding sequence ATGGTCAGGACCAGCTTACGGGACGAGGCCCTTTTTCGGTTCATCGCCCTGGAAGAAAAGCGCCAGCGGGAAGGCCTGGAGCTCATCGCCAGCGAGAACTTTGTCTCCGCCCAGGTGCGGGAGGCGGTGGGGAGCGTCCTCACCAACAAGTACGCGGAAGGCTACCCGGGTGCCCGCTACTACGGGGGATGCGAGATCATAGACCAGGTGGAAAGCCTGGCCATCGAGCGGGCCAAGGAGCTCTTTGGGGCCGCCTGGGCCAACGTCCAGCCCCACTCTGGCTCCCAGGCCAACATGGCGGTGTACATGGCCCTCATGGAGCCGGGGGAGACCCTCATGGGGATGGACCTGGCCGCGGGAGGCCACCTCACCCACGGCTCCAAGGTGAACTTCTCCGGAAAGCTCTACAAGGTGGTCTCCTACGGGGTCCGGCCCGACACCGAGCTCATCGACCCGGAGGAGGTACGCCGCCTGGCCCTCGAGCACCGGCCCAAGGTGATCGTGGCTGGCGCCAGCGCCTACCCCCGCTTCTGGGACTTCCAGGCCTTCCGGGAGATCGCCGAGGAGGTGGGGGCCTACCTGGTGGTGGACATGGCCCACTTCGCCGGCCTGGTGGCGGCGGGGCTCCACCCGAGCCCCCTACCCCATGCCCACGTGGTGACCAGCACCACCCACAAGACCCTAAGGGGCCCGAGGGGCGGGCTTATTCTCTCCAACGACCTCGAGCTGGGCAAGAAGATCGACAAGCTCATCTTCCCCGGTATCCAGGGAGGCCCCCTGGAGCACGTGATCGCCGGGAAGGCGGTGGCCTTCTTTGAGGCCCTACAGCCCGAGTTTAAGGAGTATAGCCGGCTGGTGGTGGAAAACGCTAAAAAGCTGGCGGCGGAACTGGCCGCAAGGGGGTACCGCATCGTCACCGGGGGCACGGACAACCACCTCTTCCTTTTGGACCTCCGGCCCAAGGGCCTGACCGGCAAGGAGGCAGAGGAGAAGCTAGATGCCGTGGGGATCACCGTGAACAAGAACGCCATCCCCTTTGACCCCAAGCCCCCCCGGGTCACCTCGGGGATCCGCATCGGCACCCCGGCCATCACCACAAGGGGCTTCACCCCGGAGGAGATGCCACTGGTGGCGGAGCTCATCGACCGGGCCCTCATGGAGGGGCCCTCGGAGGCCCTACGGGAGGAGGTTAGGCAGCTCGCCCTCGCCCACCCCATGCCCTAG
- a CDS encoding GGDEF domain-containing protein, whose translation MNPLEAPYPVYLVRDTEVVRNSLAEGLPLPQGDTLEVGTKTYQVVRLPAPEGTYLLLLEVSHLAVRAKAYQSLLRVLKGLMQHEEPEGLLKDLIREAVAVVPGAEAGSILLREGGFFYLVAQEGFSDRLLMARTSLEEELFWYGLGVDNWLKGRPRVLKGEEVRNLSSLSTVEARPIFFESGRLLEIQATLGLPIVLEGEVLATMNLDSFSDPEAFSPLSLELAQAFALEAAFLLKALKGRQALQEAARTDPLTGLGNRRALEEAFPLLLQEARTLGEPLSLIHWDFNGLKALNDREGHAVGDQALKSLAQALRNLSRRRDVAFRIGGDEFVSLHLGLKAEEIPALIARLQENLPYQVAAGGLLVKEENLEALLKEADKRMYRAKRARKGL comes from the coding sequence ATGAATCCCCTCGAGGCTCCCTACCCCGTCTACCTTGTCCGGGACACGGAGGTGGTGCGCAACTCCCTGGCCGAAGGCCTTCCCCTCCCCCAAGGGGACACCCTGGAGGTGGGGACGAAGACCTACCAGGTGGTGCGCCTGCCTGCCCCGGAGGGTACCTACCTGCTTCTCCTCGAGGTCAGCCATCTGGCCGTGCGGGCCAAGGCCTACCAAAGCCTCCTTCGGGTGCTGAAGGGGCTCATGCAACACGAGGAGCCGGAGGGCCTTCTCAAGGACTTGATCCGCGAAGCCGTGGCGGTGGTGCCAGGAGCTGAAGCGGGTAGCATTCTCTTAAGGGAAGGGGGGTTCTTTTACCTGGTGGCCCAGGAAGGCTTCAGCGATCGCCTGCTCATGGCCCGCACCTCCTTGGAGGAGGAGCTTTTCTGGTACGGCCTGGGGGTGGACAACTGGCTGAAGGGCCGGCCCCGGGTCCTCAAAGGGGAGGAGGTGCGGAACCTTTCCAGCCTGAGCACCGTGGAGGCCAGGCCCATCTTCTTCGAGAGCGGCCGCCTTCTGGAAATCCAGGCCACCTTGGGCCTGCCCATCGTCCTGGAGGGGGAGGTGCTGGCCACCATGAACCTGGATAGCTTCTCGGACCCCGAGGCCTTCAGCCCCCTTTCCCTGGAGCTGGCCCAGGCCTTCGCCTTGGAAGCCGCCTTCCTCCTCAAGGCCCTTAAGGGGCGCCAGGCCCTGCAGGAGGCCGCCCGCACCGACCCCCTCACCGGCTTGGGCAACCGCCGGGCCCTGGAGGAGGCCTTTCCCCTGCTCCTGCAGGAAGCCCGGACCCTGGGGGAGCCTTTGTCCCTGATCCACTGGGACTTCAACGGCCTTAAGGCCTTGAACGACCGGGAGGGCCACGCGGTGGGCGACCAGGCCCTAAAGAGCCTGGCCCAGGCCCTAAGAAACCTCTCCCGCCGCCGCGACGTGGCCTTCCGCATCGGCGGGGATGAGTTCGTAAGCCTCCACCTGGGCCTGAAGGCGGAGGAGATCCCCGCCCTCATCGCCCGGCTTCAGGAGAACCTGCCCTACCAGGTGGCCGCAGGAGGGCTTCTGGTGAAGGAGGAAAACCTGGAGGCCCTCCTCAAGGAGGCCGACAAACGCATGTACCGGGCCAAGAGGGCTAGAAAAGGGCTTTAA
- the gmk gene encoding guanylate kinase: MGGCLFVMTGASGVGKGTVRAKVLERTRLFYSISMTTRPPRSGERDGVDYYFVNRATFEALLREDGFLEHAEYVGHLYGTPKAPVERALARGEDVLLEIEVQGALQVRKKVPEAVLIFLLPPSLSELKRRLVYRGKDAPEKIEKRLKQAEWEIRNAHLFDYVIVNDVLEEAVADFLAILTAERRRTPRMGPALERALKRDKDLEAELDEILRRSYGGTRD; the protein is encoded by the coding sequence ATGGGGGGCTGCCTTTTCGTCATGACCGGGGCCAGTGGGGTGGGGAAGGGCACGGTGCGGGCCAAGGTGCTGGAGCGCACCCGCCTCTTCTACTCCATCTCCATGACCACCCGTCCCCCGCGTTCCGGGGAACGGGATGGGGTGGACTACTACTTTGTGAATAGGGCTACCTTTGAGGCCCTGCTGCGGGAGGATGGGTTCTTGGAGCACGCCGAGTACGTGGGGCACCTTTACGGTACCCCCAAGGCTCCGGTGGAGCGGGCCTTGGCCCGGGGGGAGGATGTCCTCCTGGAGATCGAGGTCCAGGGGGCCCTCCAGGTGCGCAAGAAGGTACCGGAGGCGGTTCTCATCTTCCTCCTACCCCCTTCCCTTTCCGAGCTGAAGCGGCGTTTGGTCTACCGGGGCAAGGATGCCCCGGAGAAGATAGAAAAGCGGCTGAAGCAGGCGGAGTGGGAGATACGAAACGCCCACCTCTTTGACTACGTGATTGTGAACGATGTGCTGGAGGAGGCGGTGGCCGACTTCCTGGCCATCCTCACCGCCGAGAGGCGGCGCACCCCCAGGATGGGCCCCGCCTTGGAGAGGGCCTTGAAGCGGGATAAGGATCTGGAAGCGGAGCTGGACGAGATTCTGCGGAGGAGTTATGGCGGAACCCGGGATTGA
- a CDS encoding MarC family protein: protein MLELFLKSFLTLFVVMDPVGLVPVFLALAGDRPPRKQAQIAKKAVLVAGGLLVSFFFFGRGLLGYLGISLEALRIAGGILLFRIATEMVFAHHERETEEEKDEARLRADISVFPLAIPLIAGPGALASVLILAAEARKEPLGFVVVLFTVFLVLVLAYLFLRLAAQVRRALGRTGVNVVTRVLGILLAALAVQYVADGVKALF from the coding sequence GTGCTGGAGCTTTTTCTCAAATCCTTCCTCACCCTCTTCGTGGTCATGGATCCGGTGGGGCTGGTGCCGGTTTTTCTGGCCCTGGCCGGGGACCGTCCGCCAAGGAAACAGGCCCAGATCGCCAAGAAGGCGGTGCTGGTGGCGGGGGGGCTCTTGGTCTCCTTTTTTTTCTTCGGGCGGGGGCTTTTGGGCTACCTGGGGATCAGCCTCGAGGCCCTGCGCATCGCCGGGGGCATCCTCCTCTTCCGCATCGCCACCGAGATGGTTTTCGCCCACCACGAGCGGGAAACGGAGGAGGAAAAGGATGAGGCCCGCCTCCGGGCGGATATTTCCGTCTTTCCCCTGGCCATTCCCTTGATCGCCGGCCCCGGGGCCTTGGCCAGCGTCCTTATCCTGGCCGCAGAGGCCCGGAAGGAACCCCTGGGCTTCGTGGTGGTCCTTTTCACGGTCTTTTTGGTCCTGGTCCTAGCCTACCTATTCCTCCGGCTTGCGGCCCAGGTACGCCGGGCCCTGGGGCGCACGGGGGTGAACGTGGTTACCCGGGTCTTGGGGATCCTCCTGGCAGCTTTGGCGGTGCAGTACGTAGCCGATGGGGTTAAAGCCCTTTTCTAG
- the recN gene encoding DNA repair protein RecN, protein MLKRLEVRNLAVIREATLELGPGLNVLTGETGAGKSLLVDALALLLGARSEGLLGPFGESLLVTAFFQGEGEERILSRRVGGRSTPRIDGEVVSLKELQEEAERWLSLHAQHTAIALLSPKRQRELLDALLPPGPLQEYGEAYRKHQALLGEKRTLEEALRAKTEREDLLRFQFREIQEASPRPGEDQELEAEAQRLRHLEALRERSGKAYALLAEGGALDLLQAALRELRAGSRFDPALETLARDLEAALEGGRAVARELEDYLESLEGDPQRLSQLEERLSLLERLKRKYGPTLEEVLRYRERAEEELKALEGGEERLLELERALKVASEALYKAGERLSEARLEAARKLEKEMETELSALGFPKARFQVELKPLPEPGPQGLEEVLFRFSANPHLPPALLSAASGGELSRIALALALLTGAEAPTVVFDEVDTGVGGETAWKVAERLAQLGRARQVLVVTHLPQIAARAKRHLRVVKEGEEVRIEVLEGEKRIRELARLLSGQYTEAALAHARLLLEGGGHPAQDWVEAQE, encoded by the coding sequence ATGCTCAAGCGCCTCGAGGTGCGTAACCTCGCCGTAATCCGCGAGGCTACCCTGGAGCTTGGGCCTGGGCTCAACGTCCTCACCGGGGAAACCGGAGCGGGGAAAAGCCTGCTGGTGGACGCTTTAGCCCTCCTCCTGGGGGCCAGGTCCGAGGGGCTTTTGGGGCCTTTTGGCGAGAGCCTCCTGGTGACCGCCTTCTTCCAGGGTGAGGGCGAGGAGCGCATCCTCTCCCGCCGCGTTGGGGGCCGCTCTACCCCCCGGATCGATGGGGAGGTGGTGAGCCTAAAAGAACTCCAAGAGGAGGCGGAAAGGTGGCTTTCCCTCCACGCCCAGCACACGGCCATCGCCCTTCTCTCCCCCAAAAGGCAGCGGGAGCTTCTGGATGCCCTGCTGCCCCCGGGCCCCCTCCAGGAATACGGGGAGGCCTACAGGAAGCATCAGGCCCTCCTTGGGGAAAAGCGCACCCTGGAGGAAGCCCTGAGGGCCAAGACCGAGCGGGAGGACCTCTTGCGCTTCCAGTTCAGGGAGATCCAGGAGGCGAGCCCCAGGCCTGGCGAGGACCAGGAGCTGGAGGCCGAGGCGCAAAGGCTTCGCCATCTGGAAGCCCTGAGGGAGCGCTCGGGAAAGGCCTATGCCCTCCTGGCGGAAGGGGGTGCCCTGGATCTTCTTCAGGCGGCCCTGCGGGAGCTAAGGGCGGGGAGCCGCTTTGACCCGGCCCTCGAGACCCTGGCCAGGGACCTGGAGGCGGCTTTGGAGGGTGGCCGGGCCGTGGCCCGGGAGCTGGAGGACTACCTGGAAAGCTTGGAAGGGGATCCTCAGCGCCTTTCCCAGCTGGAGGAGCGCCTTTCCCTTCTGGAAAGGCTTAAGCGCAAGTACGGCCCCACCCTGGAGGAGGTCCTGCGCTACCGGGAAAGGGCAGAGGAGGAGCTGAAGGCCCTGGAGGGAGGGGAAGAGCGGCTTTTGGAGCTGGAAAGAGCTTTAAAGGTAGCCTCGGAGGCCCTCTATAAGGCGGGGGAGCGCCTTTCCGAAGCCCGCCTCGAGGCGGCAAGAAAGCTGGAAAAGGAGATGGAAACGGAGCTTTCCGCCCTGGGTTTCCCGAAAGCCCGCTTCCAGGTGGAGCTCAAGCCCCTTCCCGAACCCGGACCCCAGGGCCTGGAGGAGGTCCTCTTCCGCTTCTCCGCCAACCCCCACCTTCCCCCCGCCCTCCTTTCCGCGGCCAGCGGCGGGGAGCTCTCCCGTATCGCCCTGGCTTTAGCCCTTCTCACCGGGGCCGAGGCCCCCACCGTGGTCTTCGACGAGGTGGACACCGGGGTGGGCGGGGAAACCGCCTGGAAGGTGGCGGAAAGGCTCGCCCAGCTAGGCCGGGCCCGGCAGGTCCTGGTGGTCACCCACCTGCCCCAGATCGCCGCCCGGGCGAAGAGGCACCTCAGGGTGGTGAAGGAAGGGGAGGAGGTGCGCATCGAGGTGCTGGAAGGGGAGAAGCGCATACGGGAGCTAGCCCGTCTCCTCTCCGGCCAGTACACCGAGGCCGCCCTGGCCCACGCCCGCCTCCTTCTGGAAGGAGGTGGCCACCCGGCGCAGGATTGGGTGGAGGCCCAGGAATGA
- a CDS encoding HAD family hydrolase codes for MTPKAITFDFWGTLFTEGKAFLEKVMPARYEILLDALSEAGHPAEEHEVREAYRQAAIAFEEAWKAGEHMSVYDRVVRIFALLGAPHDPGLIALTARKLEESSLLVDLEALPGVGALKELAKKYPLALVSDTGLTPGRLIREHLKRQGLDVFQAYSFSDETGYVKPKPEAFRVALEALGVAPEEALHVGDLPQTDIKGAFATGYPFAVQYVGLREVNGEIKPTAKIKDHRELLPLLQ; via the coding sequence ATGACACCCAAGGCCATCACCTTTGATTTCTGGGGCACCCTCTTCACGGAGGGAAAGGCATTTTTGGAAAAGGTCATGCCCGCCCGGTACGAGATCCTTCTGGACGCCCTCTCGGAAGCCGGGCACCCGGCGGAGGAGCACGAGGTGCGGGAGGCCTACCGCCAGGCGGCCATCGCCTTTGAGGAAGCCTGGAAGGCCGGGGAACACATGTCCGTATACGACCGGGTGGTCCGCATCTTCGCCCTTCTTGGAGCCCCCCACGACCCCGGGCTCATCGCCCTCACGGCCAGGAAGCTGGAGGAAAGCTCCCTTCTGGTGGACCTCGAGGCCCTCCCTGGAGTAGGGGCGTTGAAGGAGCTGGCCAAAAAATACCCCCTGGCCCTGGTTTCCGACACCGGCCTCACCCCGGGCCGCCTCATCCGGGAACACCTGAAGCGGCAGGGACTGGATGTCTTCCAGGCCTACAGCTTCTCCGACGAAACCGGCTACGTGAAGCCCAAGCCCGAGGCCTTCCGGGTGGCCCTCGAGGCCCTGGGCGTGGCCCCAGAGGAAGCCCTGCACGTGGGCGACCTGCCCCAGACGGACATCAAGGGAGCCTTCGCCACCGGCTACCCCTTTGCGGTGCAGTACGTGGGCCTGAGGGAGGTGAACGGGGAGATCAAGCCCACGGCCAAGATCAAGGACCACCGGGAGCTTCTTCCCCTTCTCCAGTGA
- the coaBC gene encoding bifunctional phosphopantothenoylcysteine decarboxylase/phosphopantothenate--cysteine ligase CoaBC translates to MAQVLVAVTGGVAAIKAPHLLRLLRAQGHEVRALATPRALEFLTPLSLAVAAGGEVATEEAWFRPDGRALHIELARWADVVLVAPATADAMAKAALGLADDLLSATLLAGAKRVAWAPAMNEAMWLAPKTQEHARTLEAMGHALFGPAHGPLAAVGEGEGWGRMLEPEELVERLQAFLTPKDLEGLRLLVSAGPTREYLDPVRYLSNPSSGRMGYALAEAARDRGAEVVLVSGPTALPDPWGVEVVRVESALEMREAILGRYSWAQAVVMAAAVADYRPAEVSREKEPKVAAEKILRLVPNPDILKELGENKGPRVLVGFAMETGEGLVRAKEKLLRKNLDLIVLNWVNREGVGFGSLENEVVLLLRDGRVLELPRMKKRQVADRILDLVKEFWKG, encoded by the coding sequence GTGGCCCAGGTCCTGGTGGCGGTGACGGGGGGGGTGGCGGCCATCAAGGCTCCTCACCTCCTCCGCCTTCTCAGGGCCCAGGGTCACGAGGTGCGGGCCCTGGCCACCCCCAGGGCCCTGGAGTTCCTCACCCCCCTTTCCCTGGCGGTGGCCGCCGGAGGGGAGGTGGCCACGGAGGAGGCCTGGTTCAGGCCCGATGGCCGGGCCTTACATATAGAGCTCGCCCGCTGGGCCGATGTGGTCCTGGTGGCTCCCGCCACCGCGGACGCCATGGCCAAGGCCGCTTTGGGCCTGGCCGATGACCTCCTTTCCGCCACCCTTCTGGCAGGGGCTAAGCGGGTGGCCTGGGCCCCGGCCATGAACGAGGCCATGTGGCTCGCCCCCAAGACCCAGGAGCATGCCCGGACCCTCGAGGCCATGGGCCATGCCCTTTTCGGTCCCGCCCACGGACCTCTGGCGGCGGTGGGGGAGGGGGAAGGATGGGGACGGATGCTGGAGCCTGAAGAACTGGTGGAAAGGCTTCAGGCTTTCCTCACCCCCAAGGACCTCGAGGGCCTGAGGCTCCTCGTCTCCGCCGGGCCCACCCGGGAGTACCTGGACCCGGTGCGCTACCTTTCCAACCCTTCCTCGGGCCGCATGGGCTACGCCCTGGCTGAAGCCGCCCGGGACCGGGGGGCGGAGGTGGTGCTGGTTTCCGGGCCCACGGCCCTGCCCGACCCCTGGGGCGTGGAGGTGGTGCGGGTGGAAAGCGCCCTGGAGATGCGTGAGGCCATCCTGGGGCGCTATTCCTGGGCCCAGGCGGTGGTGATGGCGGCGGCGGTGGCCGACTACCGCCCGGCGGAGGTGAGCCGGGAGAAGGAGCCCAAGGTGGCGGCGGAGAAGATTCTCCGCCTGGTACCCAACCCCGACATCCTCAAGGAGCTGGGGGAGAACAAGGGGCCAAGGGTTCTGGTGGGCTTTGCCATGGAAACCGGGGAGGGCTTGGTGCGGGCCAAGGAGAAGCTTCTCCGCAAGAACCTGGACCTCATCGTCCTCAACTGGGTGAACCGGGAAGGGGTGGGTTTCGGCAGCCTCGAGAACGAGGTGGTCCTCCTCCTCCGGGATGGCCGGGTGCTGGAACTTCCCCGCATGAAAAAGCGGCAGGTGGCCGACCGTATACTGGACTTGGTTAAAGAGTTCTGGAAGGGTTAG
- the rpoZ gene encoding DNA-directed RNA polymerase subunit omega yields MAEPGIDKLFAMVDSKYRLTVVVAKRAEQLLRHRFKNTVLEPEERPKMRTLEGILDDPNPVTWAMKEMLTGRLVFGENLVPEDRLQREMERLYPMEEEE; encoded by the coding sequence ATGGCGGAACCCGGGATTGACAAGCTTTTTGCTATGGTAGATTCCAAGTACCGGCTCACCGTGGTGGTGGCCAAACGGGCGGAGCAGCTTCTTCGCCACCGCTTTAAGAACACGGTTCTGGAGCCGGAGGAGAGGCCCAAGATGCGGACCCTCGAGGGGATCCTGGACGATCCCAACCCCGTCACCTGGGCCATGAAGGAGATGCTCACGGGAAGGCTGGTCTTCGGGGAGAACCTGGTGCCTGAGGACCGCCTGCAGAGGGAGATGGAACGCCTTTACCCGATGGAAGAGGAGGAGTAG